Proteins from a genomic interval of Patescibacteria group bacterium:
- a CDS encoding DUF5671 domain-containing protein yields the protein METKNNAAKFAFFYMLSLVALIFMALTSGMIVFQIINKNIPDVLNLYQGRFSPSQLKFAISALIISAPIFYICLWRIYKSLLSGALDKDSGIRKWLTYFILLISSVVMLGWLIGTINSFLDGELTTKFILKAITAIFIAAAVFTFYFYDIRRENVQEKNRVVQVYFYASLVLVIAVFTASLFIVESPTETRNRKFDNFILDNFNNIDMAIASYYKEFGELPESLNELKSEYSYLGEDAIKDPASKILFDYRAVDNNTYELCATFMASNKDEDAAEYSYYKDRWAHDAGYQCLQQKVHNEDGLKVPGPVPMR from the coding sequence ATGGAAACAAAAAACAATGCGGCGAAATTCGCTTTTTTCTACATGTTATCCCTGGTGGCGCTTATTTTCATGGCCCTTACTTCGGGCATGATCGTCTTTCAGATTATTAATAAGAATATTCCCGATGTTTTGAACCTTTATCAGGGCCGATTTTCCCCGAGCCAGCTGAAATTCGCCATTTCCGCTTTAATAATTTCCGCGCCGATATTTTATATTTGCTTGTGGCGGATTTATAAAAGTTTATTATCGGGCGCCCTGGACAAGGATTCCGGCATAAGGAAATGGCTTACTTATTTTATTCTTCTGATTTCTTCCGTTGTCATGCTGGGCTGGCTGATCGGGACAATTAACAGCTTCTTGGATGGGGAGCTTACCACTAAGTTTATTCTTAAGGCCATTACCGCGATTTTCATCGCGGCCGCGGTTTTTACTTTTTATTTTTATGATATCCGGCGAGAAAATGTCCAAGAGAAAAATCGGGTCGTCCAGGTTTATTTTTACGCTTCCTTGGTTCTGGTCATAGCGGTTTTTACCGCCTCGCTTTTCATTGTGGAGTCGCCGACGGAAACCCGAAACCGGAAATTTGATAATTTTATTCTGGATAATTTCAACAATATAGATATGGCCATCGCCAGTTATTACAAGGAATTTGGCGAATTGCCCGAGAGCTTGAATGAGCTAAAGTCCGAATATAGCTATTTGGGCGAAGACGCCATAAAAGACCCGGCTTCTAAAATTTTGTTTGATTACCGCGCGGTTGATAATAATACTTACGAACTTTGCGCTACTTTCATGGCTTCAAACAAAGATGAAGATGCGGCGGAATACAGCTACTACAAGGACAGGTGGGCGCATGACGCCGGCTACCAATGTTTGCAACAGAAAGTGCATAATGAAGATGGCCTTAAAGTTCCCGGGCCGGTGCCGATGAGATAA